A window of the Cannabis sativa cultivar Pink pepper isolate KNU-18-1 chromosome X, ASM2916894v1, whole genome shotgun sequence genome harbors these coding sequences:
- the LOC115698149 gene encoding nucleolar GTP-binding protein 2: MKGRETKGAPAAADLLVCFPSRAHLTLMPKPICSPARSSDPNNHHHRHRHHHLHHHLKKSITRGSNGQASPVLWAKPKSSTGTELVSEPTSPKVTCAGQIKVRHKTSNCKSWQSVMEEIERMHNSRKQKKARPGWSEALGIKKDVMQFLTCLRNIRFDFRCFGSFHNGADITTDDEDELEEEEDDELEEEDDDGETNRTESEASRTVFSKWYMVLQEEQSNNNGFSKDDRMMKIEEEEDEKGSTGGEVAVPPANALMLMRCRSAPAKSWLEEKQEEEEKAKQSEEEEEEIVGEKKISKNSLKCLMEAENNELVVMRYDTDFYKISSDIAKETWVVGGIRDPFSRSRSWKR, translated from the coding sequence ATGAAAGGAAGAGAAACCAAAGGAGCTCCTGCTGCAGCAGATCTCTTGGTTTGCTTTCCATCTCGGGCCCACTTAACCCTAATGCCTAAACCCATTTGTAGTCCAGCAAGGTCCTCTGACCCCAACAACCACCATCACCGCCACCGCCACCATCATCTCCATCATCACCTTAAGAAATCAATCACCAGAGGTAGTAATGGTCAAGCCAGTCCTGTTTTATGGGCTAAACCCAAGTCTTCAACGGGAACAGAGCTTGTCTCGGAACCCACTTCACCGAAAGTCACCTGCGCCGGCCAGATCAAAGTCCGGCACAAGACGAGCAACTGTAAGAGCTGGCAATCGGTGATGGAAGAGATTGAGAGGATGCACAATAGTAGGAAACAGAAGAAAGCTCGGCCTGGTTGGTCTGAGGCTCTTGGGATCAAGAAGGATGTTATGCAATTCCTCACTTGTCTCAGAAACATTCGCTTTGATTTTCGATGTTTTGGCTCGTTTCATAATGGAGCTGATATAACGACTGACGATGAGGAcgaattagaagaagaagaagacgacgaattagaagaagaagatgatgatggtgAAACTAATCGTACCGAGTCTGAAGCTTCTAGAACAGTTTTCTCCAAATGGTATATGGTTTTACAAGAAGAACAGAGTAATAACAATGGGTTTTCTAAAGATGATCGTATGatgaaaatagaagaagaagaggatgaAAAAGGATCGACCGGCGGTGAAGTTGCTGTTCCCCCGGCGAATGCATTGATGCTCATGAGGTGTAGGTCTGCTCCGGCGAAAAGTTGGTTAGAAGAAaagcaagaagaagaagaaaaagcaaaacaatcagaagaagaagaagaagaaatagtagGAGAGAAAAAGATTAGCAAGAACAGTTTGAAGTGTTTAATGGAAGCAGAGAATAATGAGTTAGTGGTGATGAGATACGACACTGATTTTTACAAGATTTCTTCTGATATTGCCAAGGAGACTTGGGTCGTTGGTGGGATTAGAGATCCATTCTCCAGGAGTCGAAGTTGGAAGAGATGA